The genomic stretch CCCCAGGTCTTGACTCCGGCCACGAAACAGATTTTCCTCGATTTTCTCCAGTTTAAGGAGCGACAACAGCTCATCCAGGACTCGGCTCATGGCCCCTGTCGTAATCGACCCGTGCACCGGTGTCTCGGGAAGTGGCGCCCTGTCCATGCTCCCTCGCCGGGTCCCGCCCGACCGCGAAGCCGTGTCGGTTCACGATGAGAATAGACGGCTCATGCGCAGCGCCGCAGTGCATCAATGACATGCGGCGTCATGGGTTGCCTCCACTTTTAGCAACCTTTGAGAGCGGAGACGCTTGAAGCGCCCCGCCCTCTTGCGCGACGCTAATGCTCAACGCTGGACACTCCATCGGGGGGCGAATGCAGTCGAATGTATTCACGGCGGTACTCATGCCGCTGGCGCTGGCCGTCATCATGCTCGGGCTTGGCCTGACGCTGACGCTGGCGGACTTCAAGCGGGTCATTGTCTATCCGCGCGCCATCCTGGTGGGCCTCGGCTGCCAGATGTTGGTGTTGCCGGTGGCGTGCCTGCTCATCGCCCACGCCTTCAGTCTGCCGCCGGAGCTGGCGGTGGGACTGATGCTGCTGGCGGCGTCCCCTGGCGGCGCGACGGCGAACCTCTTCAGCCACCTGGCCCGCGGTGACGTGGCGCTCAACATCACGCTGACGGCGGTGAACAGCGCGCTGTCGCTCGTCACGTTGCCGCTCATCATCAACCTGTCGCTCGCGCACTTCATGGACGAGGGCCGCGCGGTCCCCATGCAGTTCGCGAAGATCGTGCAGGTGGTGTTCATCGTGCTGGGGCCGGTGAGCCTGGGCATGTTCATCCGCTCGCGCAGCGCGGCCGTCGCGCAGCGCATGGACAAGCCCATTCGCATCCTGTCCACCCTCTTCCTCGTCGCGGTGATTGCAGCGTCCGTGTACACGGAGCGCGCGAATGCGCTCAGCTTCTTCCGCCAGGTGGGCCCGGCGGCGCTGGCCTTCAACCTGGTGAGCCTCGCGGTGGGCTACTTCGTGCCCATCCTGCTGCGCCTGCCCCGGCGGCAGGCTGTTGCCATTGGAATGGAGATTGGCATTCACAACGGAATGCTTGCGATTGCCATCGCGCTCAGCCCGACGCTGCTGGCGAACTCGACCATGGCCATTCCCCCGGCCATCTACAGCCTCATCATGTACTTCACCGCGGCGGCCTTCGGCTTCTATGTCAGCCGGCGCTACGCGGATGAGCAGAACCCCGCCGTACACCGCACCCCCACGTCACTCCCCGAGAAGGTGTCTCGATGACGCTGCGTCGACCGCTGTCCGTGCTTTCCCTGTCACTTTGCCTGGGAT from Myxococcus xanthus encodes the following:
- a CDS encoding bile acid:sodium symporter family protein, coding for MQSNVFTAVLMPLALAVIMLGLGLTLTLADFKRVIVYPRAILVGLGCQMLVLPVACLLIAHAFSLPPELAVGLMLLAASPGGATANLFSHLARGDVALNITLTAVNSALSLVTLPLIINLSLAHFMDEGRAVPMQFAKIVQVVFIVLGPVSLGMFIRSRSAAVAQRMDKPIRILSTLFLVAVIAASVYTERANALSFFRQVGPAALAFNLVSLAVGYFVPILLRLPRRQAVAIGMEIGIHNGMLAIAIALSPTLLANSTMAIPPAIYSLIMYFTAAAFGFYVSRRYADEQNPAVHRTPTSLPEKVSR